In one Pseudomonas sp. R84 genomic region, the following are encoded:
- a CDS encoding cephalosporin hydroxylase family protein codes for MTDNSINQAFEAECREQIAQQGDDQKLTGLARDFFNESAKHKYSYHFSWMGRPIIQLPQDMMAMQEIIWQVKPDLVIECGIAHGGSIIYYASLLELQGHGEVLGIDLDIRPHNREAIESHPMAKRIKMIEGSSIDAGIAAQVQAAAKGKKVILVLDSNHTHDHVLEELRLYAPLVSVDSYCVVMDTVVEDMPADFFPDRPWGPGDNPKTAVWKYLEENQDFEIDQQLQNKLLITVAPDGYLRRVR; via the coding sequence ATGACCGACAACAGCATCAACCAAGCCTTCGAAGCAGAGTGCCGGGAACAGATTGCCCAGCAGGGTGACGACCAGAAACTGACCGGCCTGGCCCGCGATTTCTTCAATGAATCGGCCAAGCACAAATACAGCTATCACTTCTCGTGGATGGGCCGCCCGATCATCCAGTTGCCACAAGACATGATGGCCATGCAGGAGATCATCTGGCAGGTCAAACCGGATCTGGTCATCGAGTGCGGCATCGCCCACGGCGGTTCGATCATCTACTACGCCTCGTTGCTGGAGCTGCAAGGCCACGGCGAAGTGCTGGGCATCGACCTCGACATTCGCCCGCACAACCGCGAAGCGATCGAAAGCCACCCGATGGCCAAACGCATCAAGATGATCGAAGGTTCGAGCATCGACGCCGGCATTGCCGCCCAAGTGCAGGCTGCAGCGAAAGGCAAGAAAGTCATTCTGGTCCTCGACTCCAACCACACCCACGATCACGTCCTCGAAGAGCTGCGTCTGTACGCACCGCTGGTGTCGGTCGACAGCTATTGCGTGGTGATGGACACCGTGGTTGAAGACATGCCGGCCGATTTCTTCCCGGATCGTCCATGGGGCCCGGGCGATAACCCGAAAACCGCCGTGTGGAAATACCTGGAAGAGAACCAGGATTTCGAGATCGACCAGCAGTTGCAGAACAAGCTGCTGATCACCGTGGCGCCGGACGGCTATCTGCGTCGCGTCCGTTAA
- a CDS encoding TIGR00180 family glycosyltransferase produces MQGKYSTELALPLNELLTVVLITHNRPAFLRRAVKYYSSLPCRIMVLDSTLDRPEGDFSAVDYHHVPQFAYWGMQAKLAYGVEHLTTPYMVLAADDDFILHDSLAESVGFLHANPDYGMCHGYCLMYLSLAHGVNYYRRDKKVQEDYASERAQDRVLDYMHQYIPPFYAVTRTDLMKNWHAALPPGTNFQWQEIGHIYYLLASAKARILPIPYVVREINYGVSEHNTDVYHSLTYVDAKSVAEREAFAEFLVSLPTAIEGLDAGQAKAFALESFEAMADSLKSGRALTAELIIESTWNQELKAPDRRFGPLQYVEMPFYNQAFFERLEQFEFILHALPAGRMQLEGLEGVWTRQAHLLQARNNDTAESVLDRLWQAHDLNAFNQTVVKRLAAQLDIVGDESAAQAMHEWIARLEVLTVEDNQPAFDKMKSGRLLQWLAARAPAIKPLESIGEHLATEGGGPQFGIFVLDLDNDIDKLQVTLDSLLEGHCKAFRVVVFTTGEAPAATTAQNTLHFVRVTQSNVVDKLNLSAQQSPSDWLLLCEAGDQFTSSGLLRASLELMSADGVRAVATDEIQRKDNGALVDVFRPGFNLDLLQSVPSLMARHWLIRREVLLDAGGYQADFSKALEFDLLLRIIEQGGLDGLAHLDEPLLITQAAELEENAHERQALLRHLGNRGYKAKVTSSAPGTWQIDYRHSEQPLVSIILPVIDDLPVLRRCLEGVLLRTRYSRYEVLLAANANQSAAVNDWLGTLRHAKVNVLRADQPLSEVALYNAASEQAQGEYLVLLAADSEVVNPNWIDSLLNHAQRPEVGVVGAKLVDRDGNIAQAGLILGLNDGVGSPFIGEKHSADSYMHRLTVEQNYSAVSKVCLMVRKELFNTLGGLDEVTFAEGYADVDLCLKAGQSGYLIVWTPLVQVLHTGELPQAPQALAALREKWSGAFAQDSAYNANLALTGKGFTLGENASINWAQLLA; encoded by the coding sequence ATGCAAGGCAAGTACAGTACTGAACTGGCGCTACCGCTCAATGAGCTATTGACCGTCGTCCTGATTACTCACAATCGGCCGGCGTTTTTGCGCCGGGCGGTGAAGTATTACAGCAGCTTGCCCTGCAGAATCATGGTGCTCGATTCGACTCTGGATCGACCTGAAGGCGACTTTTCCGCTGTCGACTACCACCACGTGCCGCAGTTCGCGTACTGGGGCATGCAGGCCAAACTGGCCTATGGTGTCGAGCATCTGACCACGCCGTATATGGTGCTGGCGGCCGACGACGACTTCATCCTGCATGATTCACTGGCAGAGTCCGTTGGCTTCCTGCATGCCAACCCTGATTACGGTATGTGCCACGGCTATTGCCTGATGTACCTGTCATTGGCCCATGGCGTGAACTACTACCGCCGTGACAAGAAAGTCCAGGAAGACTATGCGTCCGAGCGGGCGCAGGATCGTGTCCTCGATTACATGCACCAGTACATCCCGCCGTTCTACGCGGTAACCCGTACTGACCTGATGAAAAACTGGCACGCGGCGTTGCCGCCGGGGACCAATTTCCAGTGGCAGGAAATTGGCCACATCTACTACCTGCTGGCCAGTGCCAAGGCCCGCATCCTGCCGATTCCGTACGTAGTGCGCGAGATCAACTACGGTGTCTCCGAGCACAACACCGATGTGTATCACTCGCTGACCTACGTCGACGCCAAATCGGTCGCCGAACGCGAGGCGTTTGCCGAGTTCCTCGTCTCGCTGCCCACCGCTATCGAAGGGCTGGATGCCGGGCAGGCCAAGGCCTTTGCCCTGGAGAGTTTCGAGGCAATGGCCGACAGCCTGAAGTCCGGGCGGGCGCTGACCGCCGAGCTGATTATCGAGTCGACCTGGAACCAGGAACTGAAGGCGCCGGATCGTCGTTTTGGCCCGCTGCAGTATGTCGAAATGCCGTTTTACAACCAGGCATTCTTCGAACGTCTGGAACAGTTCGAATTCATCTTGCACGCCCTGCCGGCCGGCCGCATGCAACTGGAAGGGCTGGAAGGCGTGTGGACGCGTCAGGCGCACCTGTTGCAGGCGCGCAACAACGATACAGCGGAAAGTGTGCTGGACCGGTTGTGGCAGGCGCATGATCTGAATGCGTTCAACCAGACCGTGGTCAAACGTCTGGCGGCGCAACTGGATATCGTCGGTGACGAGAGCGCCGCGCAAGCCATGCACGAGTGGATCGCCCGCCTCGAAGTGCTGACGGTTGAAGATAATCAGCCGGCCTTCGATAAGATGAAGTCCGGTCGTCTGTTGCAGTGGCTGGCGGCTCGCGCGCCGGCAATCAAGCCACTCGAGTCGATCGGCGAACATCTGGCGACTGAAGGCGGTGGTCCGCAATTCGGCATTTTCGTGCTCGACCTGGACAACGACATCGACAAGTTGCAGGTAACGCTCGACAGCCTGCTCGAAGGTCACTGCAAAGCGTTCAGGGTGGTGGTGTTCACCACCGGTGAAGCGCCGGCGGCGACGACCGCGCAAAACACCCTGCACTTTGTGCGTGTCACCCAGAGCAACGTTGTCGACAAGCTCAACCTCAGCGCTCAGCAGTCGCCAAGCGATTGGTTGCTGCTGTGTGAGGCGGGTGACCAGTTCACCAGCAGCGGCCTGTTGCGCGCCAGTCTGGAACTGATGTCCGCCGACGGTGTGCGTGCCGTTGCCACCGATGAAATCCAGCGCAAGGACAATGGCGCACTGGTTGACGTATTCCGCCCGGGCTTCAATCTGGATCTGCTGCAAAGCGTACCGTCACTGATGGCGCGCCACTGGTTGATCCGTCGCGAAGTGTTGCTCGACGCCGGTGGTTATCAGGCTGACTTCAGCAAGGCGCTGGAGTTTGACCTGTTGCTGCGCATCATCGAGCAGGGCGGCCTCGACGGCTTGGCGCACCTCGACGAGCCGTTGCTGATCACGCAGGCGGCGGAGCTGGAAGAAAACGCCCACGAACGTCAGGCGTTGCTGCGTCATCTGGGCAATCGCGGCTACAAGGCCAAGGTCACGTCGTCGGCGCCGGGCACCTGGCAGATCGATTACCGCCACAGCGAACAGCCGCTGGTGTCGATTATTCTGCCGGTGATCGACGATCTGCCGGTGCTGCGCCGCTGCCTGGAAGGCGTGCTGCTCAGAACGCGTTACAGCCGTTATGAAGTGTTGCTGGCGGCAAACGCCAATCAGTCGGCAGCGGTCAACGACTGGCTGGGCACCCTGCGCCACGCCAAGGTCAATGTGCTGCGTGCCGATCAGCCACTGAGTGAGGTCGCGTTGTACAACGCCGCCAGCGAGCAGGCTCAGGGTGAGTATCTGGTGCTGTTGGCCGCTGACAGCGAAGTGGTCAATCCGAACTGGATCGATTCGTTGCTCAACCACGCCCAGCGTCCGGAAGTGGGCGTCGTCGGTGCCAAACTGGTCGACCGCGACGGCAACATCGCTCAGGCCGGTCTGATTCTTGGCCTCAATGACGGCGTGGGTTCGCCCTTCATCGGCGAAAAACACAGCGCAGACAGCTACATGCATCGTTTGACGGTCGAGCAGAATTACTCGGCCGTGTCGAAGGTGTGTCTGATGGTGCGCAAAGAGCTGTTCAACACCCTTGGCGGGCTGGATGAAGTGACGTTCGCCGAGGGTTATGCCGATGTCGATCTGTGCCTCAAGGCGGGTCAGTCCGGTTACCTCATCGTGTGGACGCCGTTGGTGCAGGTGCTGCATACCGGCGAGCTGCCACAGGCGCCGCAAGCACTGGCGGCATTGCGTGAAAAATGGAGCGGCGCTTTCGCTCAGGATTCGGCATACAACGCCAACCTGGCCCTGACCGGCAAAGGGTTCACCCTGGGTGAAAATGCCTCGATCAACTGGGCGCAGTTGCTCGCTTAA
- the pseB gene encoding UDP-N-acetylglucosamine 4,6-dehydratase (inverting), which translates to MFNGQSIFISGGTGSFGRKFIARLLEQYQPKRVVVFSRDELKQYEMQQTFNAPCMRYFIGDVRDADRLRQAMRGIDYVVHAAALKQVPAAEYNPTECIRTNVNGAENIIAAAIDNGVKKVVALSTDKAASPINLYGATKLLSDKLFVAANNIAGEQETRFAVVRYGNVAGSRGSVVPFFSKLIADGAQELPITDERMTRFWITLDHGVQFVLDSFARMHGGEVFVPKIPSIRIVDLARGMAEHLPHKHVGIRPGEKLHELMVPLDDARMTLEFEDHYTIQPSIRFTSVDVDFAVDKLGEQGLAVSEDFEYRSDTNPHFLSVGQIADLHAKLST; encoded by the coding sequence ATGTTCAACGGTCAATCGATTTTCATCTCCGGCGGCACCGGTTCGTTCGGGCGCAAATTCATCGCTCGACTGCTTGAGCAATACCAGCCCAAGCGCGTGGTGGTGTTCTCGCGTGACGAGCTGAAACAGTACGAGATGCAGCAGACGTTCAACGCGCCGTGCATGCGTTACTTCATTGGTGATGTGCGTGACGCAGACCGTCTGCGTCAGGCCATGCGCGGCATCGACTACGTGGTGCATGCTGCGGCGTTGAAGCAGGTGCCGGCGGCGGAATACAACCCCACCGAATGCATTCGCACCAACGTCAATGGCGCGGAAAACATCATCGCCGCCGCCATCGATAACGGCGTGAAAAAGGTTGTGGCGCTGTCCACCGACAAGGCGGCCAGCCCGATCAACCTGTACGGCGCGACCAAGTTGCTCTCGGACAAATTGTTCGTCGCCGCCAATAACATTGCCGGCGAGCAGGAAACCCGCTTTGCCGTGGTGCGCTACGGTAATGTCGCCGGGTCGCGTGGCTCGGTGGTGCCGTTTTTCAGCAAGTTGATCGCCGACGGTGCTCAGGAGTTGCCGATCACCGACGAACGCATGACGCGGTTCTGGATCACCCTCGACCACGGCGTGCAGTTTGTCCTCGACAGCTTTGCGCGGATGCACGGTGGTGAAGTGTTCGTGCCGAAGATTCCGTCGATCCGCATTGTCGATCTGGCGCGCGGCATGGCCGAACATCTGCCACACAAGCACGTCGGCATTCGTCCCGGTGAAAAGCTTCATGAGTTGATGGTGCCGCTGGACGACGCGCGGATGACCCTTGAGTTCGAAGATCACTACACCATCCAGCCGTCGATCCGCTTCACCAGCGTCGATGTCGATTTTGCCGTCGACAAGCTTGGCGAGCAGGGGCTTGCCGTGAGTGAAGATTTCGAATATCGCTCCGACACCAATCCGCACTTTCTCTCGGTCGGGCAGATCGCCGACCTGCACGCGAAGCTCTCGACATGA
- the pseC gene encoding UDP-4-amino-4,6-dideoxy-N-acetyl-beta-L-altrosamine transaminase has product MIPYGRQSLDQADIDAVVEVLQSDWLTQGPTIERFEQAMAERCQADFAVAVCNATAALHIACLAAGLGPGDRLWTTPNTFLASANCGRYCGAEVDFVDIDPLTWNLDAFALAAKLDQAEQDGTLPKVLVAVAFSGQSCDMRRIAELAERYNFTVIEDASHAVGASYAGRPVGCGEFAAMTVFSFHPVKIITSAEGGMVLTNRPHLAERLQRLRSHGMTRDPQQMTESSHGPWYYQQVELGFNYRITDLQAALGLSQLNKLDDFIARRRELAARYDRLLAYLPVTLPSPQAEAESAWHLYVIRLQTERIGLNHRQVFEGLRAAGIGVNLHYIPVHLQPYYRDLGFAEGDFPEAERYYAEAISLPLYPLLSDQQQDYVVEQLRRLTE; this is encoded by the coding sequence ATGATTCCCTACGGTCGGCAAAGCCTCGATCAGGCAGACATCGATGCGGTCGTCGAAGTGCTGCAATCGGACTGGCTGACCCAGGGGCCGACCATCGAACGCTTCGAGCAGGCGATGGCCGAACGTTGTCAGGCGGACTTCGCCGTTGCGGTGTGCAATGCCACGGCGGCGCTGCACATTGCCTGTCTGGCCGCTGGCCTGGGTCCGGGCGATCGCTTGTGGACGACGCCAAACACTTTCCTCGCTTCGGCCAATTGCGGGCGCTATTGCGGCGCTGAGGTCGATTTCGTCGATATCGATCCGCTGACCTGGAACCTTGATGCCTTCGCCCTCGCAGCGAAGCTTGATCAGGCCGAACAGGACGGCACTTTGCCGAAAGTGCTGGTGGCGGTGGCGTTTTCCGGGCAGAGCTGCGACATGCGGCGCATTGCTGAATTGGCCGAGCGCTACAACTTCACGGTGATCGAGGATGCCTCGCACGCCGTCGGTGCCAGTTACGCCGGGCGCCCGGTCGGCTGCGGTGAATTCGCGGCGATGACCGTGTTCAGTTTTCATCCGGTGAAAATCATCACCAGTGCTGAAGGTGGCATGGTGCTAACCAACCGCCCGCATCTGGCCGAGCGCCTGCAACGTTTGCGCAGCCACGGCATGACCCGTGATCCGCAGCAAATGACCGAATCCAGTCATGGGCCGTGGTACTACCAACAGGTCGAGCTGGGTTTCAACTACCGGATTACCGATCTGCAGGCTGCGCTGGGCTTGTCTCAGTTGAACAAGCTGGACGACTTCATCGCCCGGCGTCGCGAACTGGCGGCGCGTTACGATCGTTTGCTGGCGTATTTGCCGGTGACGCTGCCCAGCCCTCAGGCGGAAGCGGAGTCGGCGTGGCATCTGTACGTGATTCGCTTGCAGACCGAGCGCATCGGCCTTAATCATCGTCAGGTTTTCGAAGGCTTGCGCGCCGCCGGGATCGGCGTAAACCTGCACTATATTCCCGTGCATTTGCAGCCCTACTATCGTGACCTGGGTTTTGCCGAGGGCGATTTTCCCGAGGCCGAACGCTATTACGCCGAGGCCATCAGCTTGCCGCTGTACCCGTTGCTGAGTGATCAGCAGCAGGATTATGTAGTCGAGCAATTGCGTCGACTGACCGAATGA
- a CDS encoding pseudaminic acid biosynthesis-associated methylase: MRNLSEQEKFWQGEFGNQYVERNIGQPLVAANLALFAKALSRAGRIESLVELGTNAGNNLQALHQLLPRCELFGVEINDSAFAQARALNIAQIWHGSLFDFPRERRYDLTLSKGVLIHLAPELLPTAYAQLYALSQRYILIAEYYNPAPVEVSYRGNSGKLFKRDFAGEMLDRYADLQLLDYGFVYHRDPQFPADDVTWFLMEKRP, translated from the coding sequence ATGCGTAATCTGAGCGAGCAGGAAAAGTTCTGGCAGGGTGAGTTCGGCAACCAGTACGTTGAGCGCAATATCGGCCAACCGCTGGTGGCGGCCAATCTTGCCTTGTTTGCCAAAGCGTTGAGCCGCGCCGGGCGCATTGAAAGCCTGGTGGAGCTGGGCACCAATGCCGGCAATAATTTGCAGGCGCTGCATCAGTTGCTGCCGCGCTGTGAGCTGTTTGGGGTCGAGATCAATGACAGCGCTTTTGCTCAGGCACGGGCGTTGAACATTGCGCAGATCTGGCATGGCTCGCTGTTCGATTTCCCGCGCGAGCGCCGCTACGATCTGACCCTGAGCAAAGGTGTGCTGATCCATCTGGCCCCTGAACTGTTGCCGACCGCTTATGCGCAGTTGTACGCGTTGAGCCAGCGCTATATTTTGATCGCCGAGTACTACAACCCGGCACCGGTGGAAGTGTCCTATCGCGGTAACAGCGGCAAGCTGTTCAAGCGTGATTTCGCCGGTGAAATGCTCGATCGCTACGCTGATCTGCAACTGCTGGATTACGGCTTTGTTTACCATCGTGACCCGCAGTTCCCGGCGGATGACGTCACTTGGTTCCTGATGGAAAAACGTCCTTGA
- the pseF gene encoding pseudaminic acid cytidylyltransferase, with protein sequence MSNVAIIPARGGSKRIPRKNLLPFDGVPMIVRSIRTALESGVFDQVVVSTDDAEIADVARAHGAQVPFLRPAELADDFTGTAAVIVHALQQLPTFDFACCVYATAPLLQARYLHQGLELLEQRRDKSFAFSVCSFGFPVQRALTLDGQGALTALYPEFRNTRSQDLPEAFQDAGQFYWGRSEAWLRGEVVYSPASLPVILPRHLVQDIDTPEDWKRAEYLYAALKAGGELQ encoded by the coding sequence TTGAGCAACGTTGCAATCATTCCGGCCCGCGGCGGCAGCAAGCGCATCCCGCGCAAGAATCTCTTGCCGTTCGACGGTGTGCCGATGATTGTCCGTTCGATCCGCACTGCGCTGGAGTCGGGCGTGTTCGATCAGGTCGTGGTCAGCACCGACGATGCCGAGATTGCCGATGTCGCGCGAGCCCATGGCGCGCAAGTGCCGTTCCTGCGCCCGGCGGAACTGGCTGACGATTTCACCGGTACGGCGGCAGTGATCGTGCATGCCTTGCAGCAGTTGCCAACCTTCGATTTCGCCTGCTGTGTGTACGCCACGGCGCCGCTGCTGCAGGCGCGCTATCTGCATCAGGGACTGGAATTACTGGAACAGCGTCGCGACAAGTCTTTTGCGTTTTCCGTGTGCAGTTTCGGTTTTCCGGTGCAGCGTGCGCTGACGCTGGACGGGCAGGGCGCGCTGACTGCGTTGTATCCCGAATTTCGTAATACCCGCTCGCAGGATCTGCCCGAAGCGTTTCAGGATGCCGGTCAGTTCTACTGGGGCCGCAGTGAGGCCTGGTTGCGTGGTGAGGTGGTTTATTCGCCGGCCAGTCTGCCGGTGATTTTGCCCCGGCACCTGGTGCAGGACATCGACACGCCCGAAGACTGGAAGCGCGCCGAATACTTGTACGCCGCGCTCAAGGCGGGCGGAGAGCTGCAATGA